A genomic window from Scophthalmus maximus strain ysfricsl-2021 chromosome 17, ASM2237912v1, whole genome shotgun sequence includes:
- the si:ch211-278a6.1 gene encoding SRC kinase signaling inhibitor 1 isoform X7: MSEADIPIGFNRMNRFRQSLPLSRSASQNKLRSPDEYAGVLFLQYGDETRRVHITHELSSLDTLHALIVHMFPQKLTAGMLKSPNTAILIKDEARNVFYELEDVRDIQDRSIIKIYRKEPIYASYPAAPHLANGDLRREMVYSSRESSPTRRLNTLPSSTASASSGSPSRSRLSYSGGRPPSFAGPHPQHEQGRHPHHPSAGHGVNAGLSPSPSAILERRDVKPDEEVSAKNMALMKSEGLYADPYSLVHEGRLSIASTQSLAAIGDPFSFPVSSGLYRRGSVRSLSTYSAAALQGDLDDSLYKPGGSLYSDTYSSATLGMGFRMPPSSPQKNPDMQMRDRDSYSSSPSRASPVRQAFRKDSTSSSVFVESPKSRPSSSSEPLCLTAGPGEGGRATPGFGSSLSGQDPDISRDHRLERMEAMEKQIASLTGLVQSVLTRAPDSDSTCGLLRLCMMAGCPPDQGTEFSRPLPFSSSEKTETNSDGSATGTGRLKHKAHTPSAPLALMPPPSLTTPMNSVSRLQMQLHLHGLQQNATDLRKQLSQLRKIQMENQDSVKILLKRAEAELNVRVADALRKQEDPLQRQRLLVEEERLKYLNEEELIIQQLHDLEKSVEEIQKESSVNHKLVTVQELEEKASVLRKLGETLTELKNQFPGLQSKMRVVLRVEVEAVKFLKEEPHRLDALLKRCKTITETLATMRKQANEGVWKKQEDFSHPSSKHNDDLRKFADFDIPTSPPLTISDLGGGNSLSNWSPHASLSRGHGNLSGPHKDSYPPVPHKGKALEELERRAAADKALSVEVRLAAERDWEEKRASLTQYSAQDINRLLEETQAELMKAIPDLDFAAKQIKPSSVTASSQNPQSGAATLEHRVSKPQHKLSGKEGGSRRGSDELTVPRYRTEKPSKSPPPPPPRRSFPSSPGLITRSGEPLIPGKCIKKSESEETEGQKPHIKLRRAVSENPRPASTPPTLASGDREEGEEERIAAELELFVRAPLRLTLPPACSLPVSAGSRNSVAPCRRDLWPSQAPGPEGSRLCPVPHIVLTDTASPAASEDPVRDLAKDSVEEGPSRDLTRHLYETQVSRGRGSFGSSLQREQRCLKQDTESKQELALLLTETEVRVVSALEARELSETTGEIIKTLTISPQTKDVSAVQLGDWPLLVLFGEETTGREAFRLLCSHLESSKPVPKPRMKSSLHSSRQSSLVEALRRGIATGDGGLTLQHNTETNTVPEGRQGSTHGTLEPSGSAESRTRTTEDVRRSTYRRLDSLEETIRELENTLIEISGHPTAEQLYAETAAKSAPTPETKKPLVPPKPSSPNSASTQGGNGSCVGKVLHTSATSKLKHLQQNSTDKTKGGRREDSLRIQGQQQQ, translated from the exons ATGTCAGAGGCGGACATCCCTATCGGCTTCAACCGGATGAATCGTTTTCGCCAGAGCCTGCCGCTGTCCCGCTCTGCCAGCCAGAATAAGCTGCGATCTCCAG ATGAATATGCAG GCGTGCTGTTCCTGCAGTACGGGGATGAGACGCGCCGGGTGCACATCACCCACGAGCTGAGCAGCCTGGACACGCTGCACGCCCTCATCGTCCACATGTTCCCTCAGAAGTTGACGGCGGGTATGCTGAAGTCGCCCAACACGGCCATCCTGATCAAGGATGAGGCGCGCAACGTCTTCTACGAGCTCGAGGACGTCCGGGACATCCAGGACCGCAGCATCATCAAGATCTACCGCAAAGAGCCCATCTACGCCTCCTACCCTGCTGCTCCACACCTGGCTAACGGAGACCTGAGG CGGGAGATGGTGTACTCCTCTCGCGAATCCTCCCCGACTCGTCGCCTCAACACGCTCCCCTCCTCGACGGCCTCGGCGTCGTCTGGCTCTCCATCCCGCTCGCGCCTCTCCTACAGCGGGGGCCGCCCACCGTCCTTCGCCGGGCCCCACCCCCAGCACGAACAGGGCCGACACCCCCACCATCCCTCTGCCGGTCACGGTGTCAACGCGGGCCTGTCTCCTTCACCCAGCGCCATCCTGGAGCGCCGCGACGTAAAGCCCGATGAAGAAGTGTCCGCAAAAAACATGGCGTTAATGAAGAGCGAGGGGCTGTATGCAGATCCCTACAGCCTGGTGCACGAGGGCCGCCTCAGCATCGCTTCGACCCAGTCTTTGGCTGCCATCGGAGACCCCTTTAGCTTCCCTGTTTCCAGTGGCCTGTACCGCCGTGGCTCTGTGCGATCCCTCAGCACCTACTCAGCCGCTGCTCTGCAGGGGGACCTGGACGACTCCCTCTACAAACCCGGAGGTTCGCTCTACTCTGACACGTACTCCTCAGCCACTCTGGGGATGGGTTTTCGAATGCCTCCCTCGTCGCCACAGAAAAACCCCGACATGCAGATGAGGGACAGGGACTCGTATTCCAGCTCGCCCAGCAGAGCCTCGCCCGTCAGGCAGGCGTTTCGCAAGGActcaacctcctcctctgtgtttgtggagaGCCCGAAGTCGAGGCCCAGCTCCAGTTCAGAGCCTCTGTGTCTGACAGCCGGGCCTGGAGAGGGTGGCAGGGCCACGCCTGGTTTTGGTTCTTCTTTGTCTGGACAAGACCCTGACATTAGCAG GGATCATCGCCTGGAGCGTATGGAGGCCATGGAGAAGCAGATAGCCAGCCTGACTGGCCTGGTCCAGAGTGTGCTGACCAGAGCGCCAGACAGTGACAGCAC ATGCGGCCTGCTGCGTCTCTGCATGATGGCGGGCTGCCCTCCGGACCAAGGGACGGAGTTCTCACGGCCATTACCTTTCTCTTCCAGCGAGAAGACCGAAACCAACAGTGACGGCTCCGCCACTGGAA CTGGACGGCTGAAGCACAAAG CTCACACGCCATCGGCACCTCTCGCGCTGATGCCGCCGCCCTCCCTCACAACCCCGATGAACAGCGTCAGCCGCTTGCAGATGCAGCTCCACCTGCACGGCCTGCAGCAGAATGCCACCGACCTGCGCAAACAGCTCAGCCAGCTGCGTAAGATACAG ATGGAGAACCAAGATTCGGTGAAGATTCTGCTGAAGCGGGCCGAGGCGGAGCTGAATGTGCGCGTCGCCGACGCCCTGAGGAAGCAGGAGGATCCTCTGCAGAGGCAGCGCctcctggtggaggaggagagactcaAGTACCTCAACGAGGAGGAGCTCATCATCCAGCAGCTCCA CGACCTGGAGAAGTCGgtggaggagatccagaagGAGTCATCCGTCAACCACAAGCTCGTGACggtgcaggagctggaggagaaggccTCCGTGCTGAGGAAACTGGGAGAAACACTCACAGAACTGAAAA ATCAGTTCCCAGGCCTGCAGAGTAAGATGCGGGTGGTTCTCCGGGTAGAAGTGGAAGCCGTCAAATTCCTGAAAGAAGAGCCGCACAGACTCGACGCCCTGTTAAAACGCTGCAAGACTATAACCGAAACCCTCGCCACCATGCGCAA ACAAGCGAATGAGGGGGTGTGGAAGAAGCAGGAGGACTTCTCCCATCCCTCGTCGAAGCACAACGACGACTTGCGAAAGTTTGCGGACTTTGACATTCCCACCAGCCCACCTCTCACCATCAGTGACCTCGGGGGAGGCAACAGCCTGTCCAACTGGAGCCCCCACGCCAGCCTCAGCCGAGGCCACGGGAACCTGTCTGGTCCTCACAAGGACAGTTATCCTCCCGTCCCCCACAAGGGCAAAgcgctggaggagctggaacGCCGCGCTGCTGCGGACAAAGCTTTGTCCGTAGAGGTCCGATTG GCGGCAGAGCGGGATTGGGAGGAGAAGCGGGCCAGTCTCACCCAGTACAGCGCTCAGGACATCAAccggctgctggaggagaccCAGGCGGAATTAATGAAGGCCATTCCAGACCTGGACTTTGCTGCCAAGCAGATAAAGCCCTCCTCCGTCACGGCCTCCTCTCAGAATCCTCAGAGTGGAGCGGCAACCCTGGAGCACCGCGTTAGCAAGCCCCAGCACAAGCTTTCTGGCAAAGAGGGCGGATCCAGGCGCGGCTCTG ATGAGCTGACGGTGCCTCGATATCGCACAGAGAAACCCTCCAAGTCTCCTCCCCCGCCACCACCCAGACGTAGCTTCCCGTCTTCTCCGGGCCTGATCACCCGCAGCGGAGAGCCCCTCATTCCTGGAAAATGTATAAAG AAGTCTGAATCTGAAGAGACTGAAGGCCAGAAGCCGCATATAAAACTGAGGAGGGCTGTGTCTGAAAACCCTCGTCCTGCGTCCACACCCCCCACACTGGCCTCCGGGGAccgggaggaaggggaggaggagagaattgCTGCCGAACTGGAG CTGTTTGTGAGAGCCCCACTCAGGCTCACACTGCCCCCAGCGTGTTCCCTGCCTGTTAGCGCTGGCAGCAGGAACAGCGTAGCCCCCTGCAGACGGGACCTGTGGCCCTCTCAGGCCCCGGGCCCTGAG GGAAGTCGCTTGTGTCCTGTCCCCCACATCGTGCTGACGGACACAGCTTCGCCCGCCGCCTCAGAGGATCCCGTCAGAGATTTAGCGAAAGACTCTGTGGAAGAGGGTCCATCGAGAGATTTGACGAGGCATCTTTACGAGACTCAAgtttcaaggggaaggggttcGTTCGGGAGCTCTCTTCAGCGAGAGCAGCGCTGTTTGAAACAGGACACAGAATCGAAACAGGAGCTCGCCCTGCTGTTGACAGAGACGGAGGTGAGGGTGGTGTCGGCTCTCGAGGCCCGGGAGCTCAGCGAGACCACGGGAGAAATCATTAAGACTCTGACAATCTCACCACAGACAAAAGATGTCTCTGCGGTTCAGCTGGGAGATTGGCCGCTCCTCGTGCTCTTCGGGGAGGAGACGACAGGCAGGGAGGCGTTCCGGCTGCTGTGTTCCCACCTGGAGTCGTCCAAGCCGGTGCCGAAGCCCAGAATGAAATCCTCCCTTCACTCCAGCAGGCAGAGCTCCCTGGTGGAGGCTCTCAGAAGAGGCATAGCGACAGGAGACGGGGGGCTGACGCTTCAGCACAACACCGAAACTAACACAGTTCCGGAGGGGCGGCAGGGTTCGACACACGGAACTCTCGAGCCCAGTGGCTCTGCGGAGAGTCGGACGAGAACAACGGAAGACGTGCGCCGCAGCACCTACAGGAGGCTGGACAGCTTGGAGGAGACCATCCGAGAGCTGGAGAACACCTTGATAGAGATCAGCGGCCATCCGACTGCGGAGCAGCTCTACGCTGAGACAGCCGCGAAGAGCGCTCCGACCCCGGAGACCAAGAAGCCTCTGGTCCCACCCAAGCCGTCGTCTCCGAACTCGGCATCGACCCAG